A stretch of Metabacillus sp. FJAT-52054 DNA encodes these proteins:
- a CDS encoding PepSY domain-containing protein, with protein MSKKWLILLIAALAGIAAGWFVFSSIQAGVNDLKKGHDTAKQAVLNQGSLTSVTKVTTFNGPNTGSDGKPVSYYAVHGKDSKEKDAVALIHSNKLGEKPVMAVLSEGISMKEAEKIAKKENSPKKMFRTKMGILQRDGKQIPVWEVKYIDSYDRYTYDYIDFKTGKMLHIAIK; from the coding sequence ATGAGTAAAAAATGGCTAATATTATTGATTGCGGCTTTGGCTGGAATCGCTGCAGGCTGGTTTGTGTTTTCTTCTATTCAGGCAGGTGTGAATGATCTTAAAAAAGGGCACGATACCGCTAAACAGGCAGTCCTTAATCAAGGAAGTCTTACCTCCGTAACGAAAGTAACCACATTTAATGGACCCAATACTGGTTCAGATGGAAAACCGGTTTCCTATTATGCGGTTCATGGGAAAGATTCAAAAGAAAAAGATGCTGTCGCGCTTATTCATTCAAATAAGCTGGGTGAAAAGCCGGTCATGGCGGTTTTATCAGAAGGGATCTCCATGAAAGAAGCAGAAAAAATAGCAAAAAAAGAGAACTCACCAAAAAAAATGTTTCGCACAAAAATGGGCATTCTCCAAAGGGATGGCAAACAAATCCCTGTCTGGGAAGTGAAATATATCGACAGCTATGACAGGTATACATATGATTATATTGATTTTAAAACAGGCAAGATGTTGCACATTGCAATTAAATAG
- a CDS encoding YpmA family protein has translation MESKIEILSTVKVEHSDDLYKIVDSLNRTLKRENLMFGLALAEEDKTQAVFTIYRT, from the coding sequence ATGGAAAGTAAAATTGAAATTCTCTCGACAGTTAAAGTAGAACACTCAGATGATCTTTACAAAATCGTGGATTCTTTAAACAGGACGCTTAAACGGGAAAATCTCATGTTTGGACTGGCACTTGCCGAAGAAGATAAAACCCAAGCCGTATTCACGATATACCGGACTTAA
- the dinG gene encoding ATP-dependent DNA helicase DinG produces the protein MEHRRYVVLDVETTGNSPKKGEKIIQFAAVVYENGEITDRFMSYVNPLQPIPAFIESLTGINDEMVEDAPVFSEISERVYRMLDGAFFVAHNVHFDLSFVQAELQQAGYPRFIGGLMDTVELSRMVFPSFESYKLSELCRELDIQHDRPHQADSDAEVTARIFEIILQKLKTLPVTTLKSLRKLSDVFISDLHEILDDLIEEGEDSPYQEGSQEVELYGTLAFSDVFTKAYTKESLQKSEIPDFPELLHCMQTELSSYEERPQQQILMTGIYEALSNCEHMVAEAPAGSGKSLGLLVPAMKYALENGTRIVYSTHTNTLQNQLIDRDVKLACRILGRPVSAAILKGESHYLCPHKFELSLMETDDNYDSNLAKAQILIWLLQTQTGDADELNLPSGGKHLWMRIHHDNLSSHPKNPYRERSFYHLARKKAEHSTVIIVNHALLLNDAAAERKQLPEFEELLIDEAHHLERIAGDQWGFRLEYVTMHSWLQRIGHLYSRDLLASVADWFEQESEIGYDYCLEMDVLLKEFADELNDFFTNLHAYVLKKKNSSGNRISFSIAEDTDQNPYWLSIEELADRIRFYMHDLLSIMKKQQQLLKSASLPLKTQAKMNEYFSFAERFKYASEAISHLFSNGSNDAAFWIEAEAKGAKNAAILCSRPVDLSDQLANALFEKKRSIILVSGTLSVNGSFKHAIRQMGLEDFYPKQLMLPSSFNYRKQAKLLVPSDIPGIRDVSQENYTNAVASAISAFAPGVNGKILVLFTSYDMLKNTYSHLKSVEEMTGYTILGQGVGAGSKVKLIKSFRQADKGILLGTNSFWEGIDFPGEELKAIIMVRLPFDPPDQPVVSAKARKLESEGKNAFYDYSLPEAIIKYKQGFGRLIRTRDDKGLLIVLDRRIVSSRYGKYFLSAIPDLEVHYKPMAELSHLAADWLN, from the coding sequence ATGGAGCATCGGCGTTACGTCGTTTTAGATGTTGAAACAACAGGAAACTCTCCTAAAAAAGGAGAGAAAATTATACAATTTGCAGCAGTGGTTTATGAAAACGGAGAAATTACAGACCGCTTTATGAGTTATGTAAATCCGCTTCAGCCCATCCCTGCCTTTATAGAATCGTTAACTGGCATAAATGATGAAATGGTGGAAGACGCCCCCGTGTTTTCTGAGATTTCAGAGAGGGTATACCGAATGCTTGATGGGGCTTTTTTTGTTGCCCATAATGTACATTTCGATTTGTCATTCGTACAGGCAGAGCTTCAGCAGGCAGGGTATCCCCGGTTTATCGGCGGGCTAATGGATACGGTTGAGCTATCGAGAATGGTTTTTCCTTCATTCGAAAGCTACAAATTATCAGAGCTTTGCAGAGAACTCGACATTCAGCATGACCGTCCGCATCAGGCAGACAGCGATGCTGAAGTTACCGCCCGTATTTTTGAAATCATTTTACAAAAATTAAAGACCCTGCCCGTCACGACTTTAAAAAGCTTAAGAAAGCTTTCCGATGTGTTTATCAGTGATTTGCATGAAATTCTCGATGATTTGATTGAGGAGGGGGAGGACTCTCCTTACCAGGAGGGAAGTCAGGAAGTTGAATTGTACGGCACGCTCGCATTTTCCGATGTTTTCACGAAGGCTTATACCAAGGAGAGTCTGCAAAAAAGTGAGATTCCTGATTTCCCTGAGCTTTTGCACTGCATGCAAACCGAACTGTCTTCTTATGAAGAGAGACCTCAGCAGCAAATCCTGATGACCGGGATTTACGAAGCACTCTCCAATTGCGAGCATATGGTTGCGGAAGCACCTGCAGGGAGCGGTAAATCACTTGGCCTCCTCGTGCCGGCTATGAAGTATGCGTTAGAAAATGGAACGAGGATTGTTTATAGCACGCATACGAACACCTTGCAAAATCAGCTTATCGACCGGGACGTCAAACTTGCGTGCAGGATTCTTGGCCGTCCTGTTTCTGCAGCCATTTTGAAAGGTGAATCCCATTACCTATGTCCGCACAAATTTGAACTTTCTCTAATGGAGACTGATGATAATTATGACTCTAATCTCGCTAAAGCCCAGATATTAATCTGGCTGCTCCAAACACAGACCGGAGATGCGGATGAATTGAATCTCCCATCAGGCGGAAAGCACTTGTGGATGAGGATTCATCACGATAACTTGTCCAGCCACCCTAAAAATCCTTACCGGGAACGTTCTTTTTACCATCTTGCCAGGAAAAAGGCTGAGCATAGCACAGTCATCATCGTCAACCATGCCCTTCTTTTGAATGATGCCGCAGCCGAAAGGAAACAGCTTCCTGAATTTGAAGAACTGCTGATTGATGAAGCCCATCATCTCGAGCGGATTGCGGGTGATCAATGGGGATTCAGGCTTGAATATGTAACGATGCACTCATGGCTGCAGCGTATCGGCCATTTATATTCCCGTGATCTGCTGGCCTCTGTAGCTGACTGGTTTGAGCAAGAAAGTGAAATCGGGTATGATTATTGCCTGGAAATGGATGTTCTCTTGAAGGAGTTCGCGGATGAGCTGAATGACTTTTTTACAAACCTTCATGCGTATGTGCTAAAAAAGAAAAACAGCTCAGGCAACAGAATTTCCTTTTCCATTGCAGAGGACACAGATCAAAATCCATACTGGCTGTCCATCGAAGAGCTTGCAGACCGAATCAGATTTTACATGCACGATTTGCTGTCCATTATGAAAAAGCAGCAGCAGCTTTTAAAATCGGCAAGTCTTCCGCTTAAAACTCAAGCTAAGATGAATGAATACTTCTCCTTTGCGGAACGGTTTAAATATGCAAGCGAAGCCATAAGCCATCTTTTTTCAAACGGCAGCAATGATGCAGCCTTTTGGATTGAGGCAGAAGCAAAGGGAGCAAAAAATGCAGCCATTCTGTGCAGCAGGCCTGTTGATCTATCCGATCAGCTTGCCAATGCTCTTTTTGAAAAGAAACGTTCGATCATTCTTGTATCCGGCACATTGTCAGTCAATGGCTCCTTCAAGCATGCGATCAGGCAGATGGGTTTGGAGGATTTTTATCCGAAACAGCTGATGCTTCCTTCCTCGTTCAATTACAGAAAACAGGCAAAGCTGCTGGTCCCGTCAGATATTCCCGGTATTAGAGATGTTTCACAAGAGAATTATACAAATGCTGTAGCTTCTGCCATTTCAGCATTTGCACCCGGTGTTAATGGGAAAATACTTGTTTTATTTACTTCATATGACATGCTGAAAAATACATACAGCCATTTAAAATCAGTTGAGGAAATGACCGGCTACACCATTTTAGGACAGGGAGTCGGTGCAGGCAGCAAGGTTAAACTGATTAAATCGTTCAGACAGGCTGATAAGGGGATCTTGCTTGGAACGAATAGCTTCTGGGAAGGAATTGATTTTCCAGGTGAGGAGCTAAAAGCCATTATAATGGTCAGACTGCCTTTTGATCCGCCAGATCAGCCGGTAGTTTCAGCCAAGGCGAGGAAACTGGAGAGTGAAGGAAAAAACGCTTTTTACGATTACTCTTTGCCTGAGGCCATTATCAAATACAAACAGGGCTTCGGCAGGCTGATTCGCACCCGGGATGACAAAGGCCTATTAATAGTGCTGGACCGCCGGATTGTCTCTTCCCGCTACGGGAAATACTTTCTGAGTGCAATTCCTGATCTTGAAGTTCATTATAAACCAATGGCAGAGCTTTCCCATCTTGCTGCAGATTGGCTGAATTAA
- the panD gene encoding aspartate 1-decarboxylase — MFRTMMNAKIHRARVTEANLNYVGSITIDEDLLDAVGMTANEKVQIVNNNNGARFETYIIPGPRDTGVVCLNGAAARLVQEGDVVIIISYAMIAEENIPMHTPKVAIMDENNRIVEMLGTEPASTIRM, encoded by the coding sequence ATGTTCCGCACCATGATGAATGCCAAAATACATCGTGCCCGTGTTACAGAAGCCAACCTGAATTACGTGGGAAGCATTACGATTGATGAAGATCTGCTGGATGCGGTTGGAATGACCGCTAATGAAAAAGTGCAAATTGTAAATAATAATAATGGAGCCCGCTTTGAAACATATATCATCCCGGGTCCGAGAGATACCGGAGTCGTTTGCCTGAATGGAGCAGCAGCAAGGCTTGTTCAGGAAGGGGATGTCGTTATTATTATCTCCTATGCGATGATTGCGGAAGAAAATATTCCTATGCATACGCCTAAAGTAGCCATTATGGATGAGAATAACCGCATCGTTGAAATGCTGGGAACAGAGCCTGCATCCACCATTCGCATGTAA
- the panC gene encoding pantoate--beta-alanine ligase, producing the protein MIVKTKVKEAKEIISAWKAEAGGSPLGFVPTMGFLHEGHLELIKTARADNAKVAVSIFVNPTQFGPNEDFESYPRDLDRDLELARMAGADLVFAPDPAEMYGPAPFVTMKAAARTDVLCGRSRPGHFDGVVTVLTKLFHIMQPDKAYFGKKDAQQVAVIKGLVDEFFFPLEIIPVETVREEDGLAKSSRNVFLTAEERLEAPKIYKSLQAGRLFSEKDHPSAEKIRAYISASLQDIKGAEIDYIEVLQYPELIPATDQSREMIAAAAVKFSGARLIDNLIWTRSEK; encoded by the coding sequence ATGATTGTCAAAACTAAAGTGAAAGAAGCAAAAGAAATCATTTCAGCCTGGAAAGCAGAGGCCGGCGGTTCACCACTTGGCTTTGTGCCAACGATGGGATTTTTGCATGAAGGACATCTTGAACTGATTAAAACAGCCAGAGCGGATAATGCCAAGGTGGCTGTCAGCATATTTGTTAATCCAACACAATTCGGACCGAATGAAGATTTTGAATCGTATCCAAGAGATCTGGATAGAGATTTGGAATTGGCCCGTATGGCCGGAGCCGATCTTGTGTTTGCCCCGGATCCTGCAGAAATGTACGGACCTGCACCATTTGTTACAATGAAAGCTGCAGCCAGGACGGACGTACTTTGCGGCAGGTCAAGACCCGGACATTTTGATGGGGTTGTAACGGTATTAACGAAGCTATTTCACATCATGCAGCCTGACAAAGCATATTTTGGAAAAAAAGATGCCCAGCAGGTGGCTGTTATTAAAGGCCTTGTCGATGAATTTTTCTTTCCGCTGGAAATCATCCCGGTTGAAACGGTAAGGGAAGAAGACGGACTTGCAAAGAGTTCCAGAAATGTTTTCCTGACGGCAGAGGAGCGATTGGAAGCACCCAAAATTTATAAAAGCCTGCAGGCCGGCCGCTTATTCTCCGAGAAGGATCATCCAAGTGCGGAGAAAATCAGAGCATACATTTCAGCCTCTTTACAAGATATAAAGGGTGCAGAAATCGACTACATCGAAGTCCTGCAATATCCAGAGCTGATTCCGGCTACAGATCAAAGCAGGGAAATGATAGCGGCAGCAGCTGTTAAGTTTTCCGGGGCAAGACTAATTGATAACCTGATTTGGACCCGCAGTGAAAAATAA
- the panB gene encoding 3-methyl-2-oxobutanoate hydroxymethyltransferase: MKSRADFQKMKETGEAIAMITAYDYPSAKQAEKAGADMILVGDSLGMVVLGYDSTIPVTMEDMIHHTKAVKRGAPDTFVVTDMPFMSYHISKEDTLRNAAALMQKAGSDAVKLEGADEVAGLIQALTKGGIPVVAHLGLTPQSVGVLGGYKVQGKTAEAAAKLLEDALQCQQAGAIALVLECVPRQLAALIQQELSIPVIGIGAGAETAGQVLVYHDVTGYGVERVPKFVKQYGRADEEMQQAVTQYVSDVKGRTFPSEEHTFTMNEDVLDGLYGGVSK, encoded by the coding sequence ATGAAAAGCAGAGCAGATTTTCAAAAAATGAAAGAAACGGGCGAAGCAATTGCTATGATTACCGCCTATGATTATCCTTCTGCTAAACAAGCGGAAAAAGCAGGAGCGGATATGATCCTTGTCGGTGACTCGCTTGGAATGGTCGTGCTTGGGTACGATTCAACCATTCCTGTTACGATGGAAGACATGATTCATCATACAAAAGCTGTTAAAAGGGGTGCTCCTGACACCTTTGTCGTAACGGATATGCCTTTTATGAGCTACCATATATCAAAAGAAGATACCCTTCGTAATGCCGCAGCACTCATGCAGAAAGCTGGCAGTGATGCTGTTAAACTTGAAGGGGCAGATGAAGTGGCCGGTTTAATTCAGGCTTTAACAAAAGGCGGAATACCTGTTGTAGCCCATCTAGGCCTGACCCCCCAATCAGTAGGTGTCCTGGGAGGATATAAAGTTCAAGGCAAAACGGCGGAAGCGGCAGCAAAATTACTAGAAGATGCCTTGCAATGCCAGCAGGCAGGGGCCATCGCGCTCGTGCTTGAATGTGTGCCGCGCCAGCTTGCCGCGCTCATCCAGCAGGAGCTTTCCATTCCGGTCATCGGAATTGGAGCGGGAGCTGAAACTGCCGGTCAAGTACTCGTTTATCACGATGTAACAGGATACGGTGTGGAGCGCGTTCCGAAGTTTGTAAAACAGTATGGACGCGCTGATGAAGAAATGCAGCAGGCAGTCACTCAATATGTATCGGATGTAAAGGGCCGCACATTCCCTTCAGAGGAGCACACATTTACTATGAATGAGGATGTACTCGATGGTCTTTACGGAGGCGTTTCAAAATGA
- a CDS encoding biotin--[acetyl-CoA-carboxylase] ligase, which translates to MEQSKRNVKLRLLEAFAESDQEFVSGQKISEVLGCSRTAVWKHIETLRKEGYEVEAVRRMGYRLIKKPEALSAAEIQSSLSTSFMGQAVHYEKSVPSTQKIAHQLAGEGASEGTIVIADEQTEGRGRLSRVWHSPVNTGIWMSCILKPKIPLSQTPQLTLLTAVAIVQAIEETTGILPSIKWPNDILINGKKAVGILTELQAEADSVHSVIIGMGINVNQEARDFPDALKTIATSLKLEAGNDISRTSLIQAILYNLEQLYTAYLSAGFHPVKLLWESYAVSLGREIKARTLQGTIYGKALGINDEGVLLLQTADGTVEKIYSADIELS; encoded by the coding sequence TTGGAGCAATCAAAAAGGAATGTAAAGCTAAGGCTATTGGAGGCATTTGCCGAGTCGGATCAAGAGTTCGTTTCAGGGCAAAAAATCAGTGAAGTACTTGGATGTTCCAGGACAGCTGTTTGGAAGCATATCGAAACACTGAGAAAAGAAGGCTATGAAGTGGAAGCGGTCAGAAGAATGGGATACCGTCTGATTAAAAAGCCGGAAGCATTGAGCGCAGCAGAAATACAGTCCTCACTGAGCACCTCATTTATGGGACAAGCCGTACATTACGAGAAATCGGTCCCCTCTACACAGAAAATCGCACACCAGCTTGCGGGTGAGGGTGCTTCTGAGGGGACCATCGTCATTGCTGATGAGCAGACAGAGGGACGCGGCAGGCTTTCCAGGGTATGGCACTCCCCTGTAAATACAGGGATTTGGATGAGCTGTATCCTAAAACCTAAAATTCCGCTCAGCCAGACCCCTCAGCTTACACTTTTAACAGCTGTAGCCATCGTACAGGCCATAGAAGAAACAACTGGAATTCTGCCTTCAATAAAATGGCCAAATGATATTTTAATCAATGGAAAGAAAGCTGTAGGGATCCTAACAGAGCTGCAGGCTGAAGCAGATTCTGTTCATTCTGTCATCATTGGAATGGGGATTAATGTGAATCAGGAGGCAAGGGATTTTCCCGATGCGCTGAAAACCATTGCTACTTCTTTAAAACTCGAAGCGGGGAATGACATATCCAGAACCTCGCTTATTCAAGCCATCCTGTATAATCTTGAGCAGCTTTATACAGCTTATCTGTCTGCCGGCTTTCATCCGGTCAAGCTGCTTTGGGAATCGTATGCGGTTAGTCTGGGACGTGAGATAAAAGCAAGAACTCTGCAGGGAACCATTTATGGAAAGGCGCTTGGCATTAATGATGAAGGGGTCCTCCTGCTTCAAACCGCAGATGGTACGGTTGAAAAAATATATTCTGCAGATATTGAATTATCCTAG
- a CDS encoding CCA tRNA nucleotidyltransferase: MKKEFLDALPIIHALEKEGYEAYFVGGSVRDLLLGRDIHDVDIATSAAPGKVQEIFSKTADVGAAHGTIIVLHEGEPYEVTTFRTESDYENFRRPETVQFVTSLKEDLKRRDFTMNAMAMDKDGNLHDYFNGKDAIRDKKIETVGNPEDRYTEDALRMLRALRFSSQLDFAITPDSLEAINRLASLMKHISVERKLIEFDKLLKGKAASAALDLLQSSGLIEFMPGLGKGIHGWETFIARTLPPALGLPERWALLLFDLEVEQPKEFLKQWKMPVKRMDKIHSVYLFLRKRLKNQWTNLMLYEAGAETVCLTEAICESQHDWIQKTGAEKAAADYSRLPIHSRADLYINGNELLQIAGNEPGPWVADALHAIELEVLEGRLHNSRNEIERWFLRWSNQKGM, from the coding sequence ATGAAAAAGGAATTTCTAGATGCGCTGCCGATTATTCACGCACTTGAAAAAGAAGGGTATGAGGCTTATTTTGTAGGGGGTTCAGTACGGGACCTTTTGCTTGGCAGGGACATTCATGATGTGGATATCGCTACTTCTGCAGCACCGGGAAAAGTGCAGGAGATTTTTTCTAAAACGGCAGATGTCGGGGCTGCCCATGGAACCATTATTGTGCTCCATGAAGGGGAGCCTTATGAAGTTACGACATTTCGTACAGAATCAGACTATGAGAATTTTCGCAGGCCGGAGACAGTTCAATTCGTTACTTCGCTAAAAGAGGATCTAAAACGAAGAGATTTCACGATGAATGCGATGGCTATGGATAAAGACGGAAATCTTCATGATTATTTCAACGGGAAGGATGCCATTCGGGATAAGAAAATAGAAACGGTTGGAAATCCTGAAGACAGGTATACGGAAGATGCGCTCAGGATGCTAAGAGCACTGCGCTTTTCAAGCCAGCTAGACTTTGCCATCACCCCGGATTCGCTGGAGGCAATCAACCGTCTGGCAAGTTTGATGAAACATATTTCAGTCGAGCGGAAATTAATAGAGTTTGATAAGCTCCTTAAAGGAAAGGCTGCTTCCGCCGCTTTAGATTTGCTTCAAAGCAGCGGGTTAATTGAATTTATGCCAGGATTAGGGAAAGGAATTCACGGCTGGGAAACGTTCATAGCCAGGACGCTTCCACCTGCACTTGGACTGCCGGAAAGGTGGGCACTCCTTCTTTTTGACCTTGAGGTGGAGCAGCCGAAAGAATTTCTAAAGCAATGGAAGATGCCTGTTAAAAGAATGGACAAGATCCATTCTGTTTATTTATTTCTTCGTAAGAGGCTGAAAAACCAGTGGACAAATTTGATGCTGTATGAAGCGGGTGCAGAAACAGTCTGTCTTACTGAGGCAATCTGTGAATCCCAGCATGATTGGATCCAGAAAACAGGTGCTGAAAAGGCGGCAGCTGACTACAGCCGGCTGCCGATCCACTCCAGAGCGGATTTATATATAAATGGGAATGAGCTTTTGCAGATAGCAGGCAATGAGCCGGGACCATGGGTAGCAGATGCGCTGCACGCAATTGAACTGGAAGTGCTTGAAGGACGGCTTCACAACTCCAGAAACGAGATTGAGAGGTGGTTTCTCCGTTGGAGCAATCAAAAAGGAATGTAA
- the bshA gene encoding N-acetyl-alpha-D-glucosaminyl L-malate synthase BshA, giving the protein MKNKLKIGITCYPSVGGSGVVATELGKLLAEKGHEIHFITSSIPFRLNKVYSNIYFHGVEVNQYSVFKNPPYDLALSSKMAEVAEREKLDILHVHYAIPHAICAFLAKQMTGDHLKIVTTLHGTDITVLGSDPSMAQLIRFGIEASDRVTAVSNALVQQTYDLIAPKQHIETVYNFIDDRVYYKKDAAHLKNDYKIKDHERVIIHVSNFRQVKRVKDIVKTFALIADQVSSKLLLVGDGPEMSSVCELVHSMGLREKVLFLGKQENLDELYSISDIKLLMSEKESFGLVLLEAMACGVPCIGTNIGGIPEVISDGENGFIVEVGDIEKAAEKAVALLSSQDLHSRFSEQAMTAARENFKTEQIVEQYEDIYYGLLQGD; this is encoded by the coding sequence ATGAAAAATAAACTTAAAATCGGCATTACCTGTTACCCATCTGTCGGGGGTTCAGGAGTTGTGGCAACAGAACTAGGGAAGCTTTTGGCTGAAAAAGGCCATGAGATACACTTCATAACGTCAAGCATTCCATTTAGATTGAATAAAGTGTACAGCAACATTTACTTTCACGGAGTAGAAGTCAATCAGTATTCTGTTTTTAAAAATCCTCCATATGATCTTGCTCTTTCAAGCAAAATGGCAGAGGTTGCCGAAAGGGAAAAGCTGGATATCCTGCATGTTCATTATGCAATCCCTCACGCGATATGTGCTTTTTTGGCAAAGCAGATGACAGGCGATCATCTGAAAATTGTAACCACTCTTCATGGCACGGACATTACCGTACTTGGGTCGGACCCGTCCATGGCCCAGCTGATCCGTTTCGGGATTGAAGCATCTGACCGGGTAACAGCTGTTTCAAACGCACTCGTCCAGCAAACATATGACCTGATTGCTCCCAAGCAGCATATCGAAACCGTTTACAATTTTATTGATGACAGGGTTTATTACAAAAAAGATGCTGCTCATTTAAAGAATGATTACAAAATAAAAGATCATGAGCGTGTCATCATCCATGTATCGAATTTCAGACAGGTTAAACGTGTGAAAGATATAGTTAAAACCTTTGCCCTCATTGCAGATCAAGTTTCTTCGAAGCTGCTGCTTGTAGGAGACGGACCGGAAATGTCAAGTGTCTGTGAACTGGTCCACTCAATGGGCTTGAGGGAAAAGGTTCTGTTTTTAGGAAAACAGGAGAATTTGGATGAGCTTTACTCAATCAGCGATATTAAACTGCTTATGTCTGAGAAAGAAAGCTTTGGATTGGTTCTTTTAGAAGCGATGGCGTGCGGGGTTCCATGTATCGGAACGAACATCGGGGGAATTCCGGAGGTTATTTCCGATGGGGAGAATGGATTCATTGTTGAGGTTGGGGACATTGAAAAGGCAGCAGAAAAAGCAGTCGCCTTACTAAGCAGCCAGGATTTGCACAGCAGGTTTTCAGAGCAGGCTATGACAGCGGCAAGGGAAAATTTTAAAACCGAGCAGATTGTGGAGCAATATGAGGATATTTATTACGGATTGCTTCAAGGGGATTGA
- the bshB1 gene encoding bacillithiol biosynthesis deacetylase BshB1, with the protein MSLEKLDILAFGTHPGDVEYGMGGTLARYADKQIRTGICDLTEAELSSEGTVAERKKEATAASEVLGVNKRIFLDLPDRGLFVTASYLDRLISVIRKYRPEVVYCPADNPDHPDFESCANLVKEAVYSAGIHKYEDSFRLPAHSVHHVYQYITAPFQKPDMILDISGTISRKEESLRAYHSCMNHAYIDLAFTREQLAGKAAGLAFAEGFKSPKPIELNELPGEHK; encoded by the coding sequence ATGAGTCTTGAGAAATTAGATATTCTGGCATTTGGCACTCATCCTGGAGATGTTGAGTACGGGATGGGCGGAACGCTTGCGAGATATGCTGACAAACAGATAAGAACCGGTATTTGTGATTTAACGGAAGCAGAGCTTTCCTCAGAAGGAACTGTGGCGGAACGGAAGAAGGAAGCGACTGCTGCATCCGAGGTGCTCGGGGTGAATAAGAGGATCTTTCTGGATCTCCCTGACCGCGGATTGTTTGTTACCGCCTCCTACCTGGACCGGCTCATTTCCGTTATTAGAAAATACAGGCCGGAGGTAGTATATTGCCCTGCGGATAATCCGGATCATCCAGATTTTGAAAGCTGCGCAAACCTTGTAAAAGAAGCAGTTTATTCAGCGGGAATTCATAAATACGAAGACAGCTTCCGCTTGCCTGCTCATTCTGTACACCATGTTTATCAATATATTACCGCTCCTTTCCAAAAACCGGATATGATTCTCGATATTTCAGGCACAATCAGCAGAAAAGAAGAAAGTTTAAGAGCCTATCACAGCTGCATGAATCATGCATACATAGATCTCGCATTTACAAGAGAGCAGCTTGCAGGAAAGGCTGCAGGACTGGCCTTTGCGGAAGGTTTTAAAAGTCCGAAACCAATCGAATTGAATGAATTGCCAGGTGAACATAAATGA
- the mgsA gene encoding methylglyoxal synthase, protein MKLALIAHDKKKNDIVQFSTAYKSILEEHELFATGTTGLRIMEATGLSITRCQSGPLGGDQEIGAMIARNEMDIVIFFRDPLTAQPHEPDVSALIRLCDVYAIPLATNMGTAEILIHGLNRGDLTWRKVIHQREGELDES, encoded by the coding sequence ATGAAACTTGCACTGATTGCCCATGATAAAAAGAAGAATGATATCGTTCAATTTTCTACCGCCTATAAAAGTATTTTAGAAGAACATGAGCTGTTTGCTACCGGAACGACTGGCTTGCGCATCATGGAAGCGACTGGTCTATCCATTACAAGATGCCAGTCCGGCCCGCTGGGAGGGGATCAGGAAATCGGAGCGATGATTGCAAGAAATGAAATGGATATTGTCATCTTCTTCCGGGATCCCTTAACTGCACAGCCGCATGAACCGGACGTTTCCGCTCTTATCCGGTTATGCGACGTTTACGCCATCCCGCTCGCAACCAACATGGGAACGGCAGAAATTTTAATTCACGGTCTGAATAGGGGAGACCTGACGTGGAGAAAGGTTATTCATCAGCGAGAAGGAGAGTTAGATGAGTCTTGA